The Juglans regia cultivar Chandler chromosome 10, Walnut 2.0, whole genome shotgun sequence genome includes the window ctgcatcaatgGTAGCTCCGGAAACCTTCTGGCCAATTAACACGTCCATAACAATGGACTCAACTGTGTTTAATCTTGAGTGTAATATGATTGAAATGTATTTTCCAATAGAGAATTAACTTTAAATGTGGAATGGAGTTTCTCTCAAGTGCTCTTGGAATAAGCTCTGTTTTAGTTCAGTTTCTCCACACATTATAACAGAGCATAAGTTTCCTTTTATACTCATCAAGGAATATGACTCTCAAATCCTAGTTTAAGTGACAATTCTAAGCATTCGCTTGAGCTATGTGTCGAGTGTATGTCGAGCGCATGATATACTTCAAAAGTCACTCGAGCTCCATGTATAGCAAGGGTTGGGCAAACTCATGGTCTGCCTTCCGCTCGAGTGCTACGTCGAGCACTTTCCGAGCAAACTCTCTGTCGAGCGCTACGTTGAGCACCtatcgagcgaactctctgtatgagttccgTTGGAGCCATGTTGAGCTCACTTCGATCCCTTTTCACTTTAACCcacttcaacacttgttacaacacaattttacaaaaattttcacaagaatatgccaacgcactcatttttacattaacaaacttttttggttaaaaagtattaagtaagtttagatgaattaaacttttttatgagaagttgaaaaagtagtggatctcatcaatgattggtttgaaatgagttgaatttgattcaacaaccaaacacaaccttagggTTGTTCGGAAATAGAGATggtttcatctaaaaaaatttcatcttatttccttcctaaatatcactcaaattcAAACatgtttcaatttcaaatctccaactttttcatataattattacctaattattacaattttcttaaattttcaaataaaatacaaaaaataattcaacactttcaaatctcaaaacaaaaattatattaaaaaaattctattctaataatatcttaactttataatatttttatttaattttttctcttttatttactaaaatctaaaaaaatacctTAATTCAAACtcttttactaatatttataaattttctatttgcTAACCATCCTCTTAAACAGCGagaaaagtttcaatttttACTGAATATGTGGAAAGATAGTTACGTGACAACATAACAGAAGAGATCATGTCATTACACCACTGGAGTCAAGCCGGACTTGAAACTTCATGAGTAGAAATTAGAAAGTAAGGGAGGTGCGGCTGTGGGAAAATTCAGGCTTTACTCCTTTCGATCCTGATTTACCATCTCAACGTTTCAATAATTTCACAATAGGCTTAATTATATTGGGTTAAgttttttaagggaaaaatataaaatcctaaaatttaaacacaatgATGGTTGCCTGTCAATCTTTTATCGAGTGGTATAAAGTCGTGTCTATCATCTATtaaagtatgttttattttattaatataatattttacatcatatcttatttaattattataattttttaaaatttaatttagatattctaattcatctaatttaattattataattttttaaattctctcataaaatatattaaataatttaaaatttttaaatttttaaataataataatattaaaaaataatattttattcaacttttaattttcatctcaagtcactattcaaacattttctaaattttcacataaaataaaataaataatttaactttttaaaattttaaaataataataatattaaaaaaaattattttaataatattttatttaatttttaacttttatcttaattcatctcatcattataacacatttaaatttttacacaaaatataataaatatttaaatatttttaaatcttaattcaactttttaaatattaaaataataatattaaaaactaatattttaataatattttttttaatttttaatttttatttaaaatcatctaattttatATCTGAATTCAAATCAAATGTTAGGTTTGAGTAGTCAtgtattttgagatattttgttaataataataaaaaaataattaaataatattaaataataataataaaataatctgaatctaaaataattgataggataaaaaaacaaaaataaaaaaaagaaacgaagGATGGTTACGTGATGAGAAGGGAAACGAGCGGCCCTAACGAATCCCGAGGCCGCATCCACCTCTGCATCACCAAAAGTTATATACTAGCTAGGGACAAACTGGTCCTATTATTAATCATAGAGGGTCCCAGTCTCCACCTTACTCCCTTGCTACTCAGTTGAGTTTCACAGCCACATCTCATCCTACTCCTCTGCTTCTTCTTCACTCTCTCCACGTGATAATGGCGTCCATGGCTGCCACCGTAGCCCTCACACTACCATGCTCCAATCGATCCAAACCTTCTTTATCCTCTTCCGCATCCTCCTCTCATGAGGGCCGTATGAGCAAAGCCGCGACTCTCTCGTTCTCCTCTTCTCAACTCTGCTCCGGCGACATAAAGACCGCTGCTTTTGGAGTCCTCCGTCGCCACACTACAAATCACCCCAACCCCACTCCCCACGTCGTCTCTCCCAAAGCCGTTTCAGATTCCAAAAACTCTCAGACTTGTCTCGACCCCGACGCCAGCAGagtcagcctctctctctctctctctctctctccatcgaTTGTTTCACTCATTAACTCAGCTGATTgatcttttaattattaaatcatgtAATATTTAGAGTGTTCTGGGGATTATACTCGGAGGCGGAGCTGGGACCCGGCTGTATCCGCTGACGAAGAAGCGTGCGAAGCCGGCGGTTCCTCTGGGGGCCAACTACAGGCTGATTGATATCCCCGTCAGCAACTGCCTCAACAGCAACATCTCCAAGATCTATGTGCTCACACAGTTCAATTCCGCCTCTCTCAACCGCCACCTCTCCCGGGCCTATGCCAGCAACGTCATGGGGGGTTACAAGAACGAGGGCTTTGTTGAGGTTCTCGCTGCCCAGCAGAGCCCCGAGAATCCCAATTGGTTCCAGGTTTCTCTTTCAAACTCATCTTCCTTCCATTTCTCTTTCATCCACTAGCAGTAGAGGCGAGCGCATGGATTGTATGAACTGATTATTACATCTAAACCCATGTTGAGTGTGATTGTGACAATTATAAGTGCAAGTGAATGGTTGATATAACTTAAACCCTTAAAATGATTCGAGAGACTCTTATCACCCCCTCATAATATCAGATTTACTACTAGAGTCTAGAGTTAGCTcctaagattttatttattttttatctagcttttgtttgttttgtttttttacctCAATGATcaaagtttttggttttttttttgtgtgtatatTAACCTTTCGAATTACATACAATGCATAAAGGGTACTGCTGATGCCGTAAGGCAGTACTTGTGGCTGTTTGAGGAGCACAACGTGTTGGAATTCCTTATTCTTGCTGGTGACCATTTGTACCGGATGGATTATGAGAGGTTTATACAAGCACACAGGGAGACCGATGCCGATATCACTGTGGCTGCACTGCCCATGGATGAAAAGCGTGCCACAGCATTTGGTTTGATGAAGATTGATGAAGAAGGCCGCATTGTTGAGTTTGCTGAGAAACCCAAGGGAGACCAACTCAAAGCCATGAGGGTTGATACAACTATTTTGGGTCTGGATGATGAGAGAGCAAAGGAGATGCCTTACATCGCTAGTATGGGTATTTATGTTGTCAGCAAAAATGTCATGTTGGATCTGCTTCGAGACAAGTTCCCTGGAGCCAACGATTTTGGGAGCGAAGTTATTCCTGGTGCAACTTCCATTGGGATGAGAGTATGTATCATCCTTTTGTTTTAATCTAGTCATTCTTCTCTCTTAAATTGAATCAATGAAGAGGTGGTTGCTCATTTGCCAATTTATCCATGCTGAAGCCATCCTACTTTGACGCATGTATTCTGTATGCATGATATTATATGGCCATCGTGGATTGGCTTGCATATACTGCATAAGTAAGGAAACATGCAGAGTTAGAAGCATTTGTGGGTTGTCTTACCCTGTGTACCCCTTTGGAGATAAAAACCTTGTGGTATTTTCCCAGGTTCTAGTGAATTCTTTGGTATCAGCAATATGGGCTACATCAATAGTCTCATAATTCACGGCCGCTATCATCTCATTCTAGAAAATGAGAGTAAATGTGTGATTTCAAAACTTTGGCATAACAAATTGATGCATCATTGCTAGCTGAAGGTTTTTCAATCTGaatattttttctcctctttttgcTTTGACTTCTACGGAATCGCAACTCCCAGAGGATTAATTGTGTCTTGCTTCTTTGCCTCTATAGGTGCAAGCTTACTTGTATGATGGTTATTGGGAAGATATTGGTACGATTGAGGCTTTCTATAATGCAAATTTGGGGATCACCAAAAAACCAGTGCCAGATTTTAGGTTGTTCTTGTTCTACTAATATTGTTTATGGAtatcatgattttcttttgatattttacaTATGATAGATAACCAGTATGAATTGTCATGTCTGTATCGTTTTGGACTTTCTATTCCAGCTTCTATGATCGTTCATCTCCCATTTACACCCAACCACGGTATTTGCCTCCATCCAAAATGCTTGATGCTGATGTAACGGACAGCGTCATTGGTGAGGGTTGTGTAATAAAGGTACGTTATTGAAAGGTTATGTTTGCAACCTACTTACAGTTTGTAGTTGCCTTGGTTGTTTATTGTATCACATACTTGTCTGTTTGCCTCTTCAATGTttgaaaaaacttcaaaatctgGTTGTGACCAAATAATTTACACTCCTATGCAGAACTGCAAAATCCACCATTCTGTGGTTGGGCTTCGGTCTTGTATATCAGAGGGTGCAGTCATTGAAGACGCACTATTGATGGGAGCTGATTACTATGAGGTAATACCTGATAAAAGGGTTTTCAAcctgttttttacttttttcttttttgaagtgTTGATGtgatatcattttccatttttattttgtgtatattGGGATAAGTAACTAAGCATTGAAACGTTGGGCTGGGTCTGTTAACATTTTAGTCGAATGGATTTTAGTGTCGAACTGATTCtgattgttaatttgttattgttttcCTCCAGACGGATGCTGACAGGAGGTTCCTGGCTGCAAAGGGTAGTGTTCCAATAGGTATTGGCAAGAACTCCCACATCAAAAGAGCTATAATTGACAAGAATGCTCGGATTGGGGACAATGTGAAGGTTAGGATCTTTTCAGCTTAACTTACCATCaatcttttaatttgtttctactATGAAGTCTCATGGCTGTGTTCTTATGCATCttttcactttatttttggGGAAGGAAGCCAAAGCTTAATTTGATTTCTGTTTTAAATTGGCTACTCTGtttaccatcatcatcattattatttaaccAGGTCTTTGGAGTTCATGGTGAGTCTTTGCTGAAAAGACACCAGAATTATTGAAAGTGAGAATGTAACATCAAAATTTACCCAGTTTTCAATTGTTATGGAAAGGAGAATTTTTCTAGTGACAGAAACGTGCACACATCTCTCTTCAGAATTTCCACTTGCATACTGTATGTAATGTTAATCTTGTCATGTTTGCGGATTAACCTTTacctcttctattttctttcttacttttttctttcttcttttttttttttttttaattcttgctTTAGTTTTTGGACGGTGCCTTAAGCACTTAAAGATGAACACGCACAcacgtatgtatgtatgtatgttagtTAACTTGATTTCAACATgtgttataaatattttcagattattAATGGCGACAATGTGCAAGAAGCAGCAAGGGAAACGGATGGCTATTTCATTAAGAGTGGGATTGTCACGGTGATCAAGGACGCCTTGATTCCAAGTGGAACCGTAATCTAGAAACACTTTTTTACCTGTTCCTGCCGACTATGGAAGCTTCTCCCTAGATATTGGTTTGAGAAGCTGTTATAGGAAAGTCTACTTTCTCTTGAGGTTGCTGTTTTCTCATTATGATGTATATTTTCCGGGTAGTATATTGTAATTTAATAGAGGAAGAGACCTCAAGGTTACTCTGTTTTTGTCTACTCGAATAAGAAGCTTGTCGATACAAGCCTCCATGTTCACCTTTACATCTTATCTACCTAAGTGCTGAAACACCCtctttcacatatatatatttcccttACATTTTACAATGAGGCAGAACCTCTCTTTTATACAAAAGTTTACATAGGAATATTCCATATAACAGATATGGCAGGTGTGCACAGAGGCACGTACATGATCAGTGCTACAGACAAAGTGGAGCGTGAAGGCACGGTGCTGGTAGCACTACGAAGGATGATTTGCTGCAGTGGTGAATATTCGAGATGATGCTTGAGTGTCCTCAAGGTTTTGCTCTGCTGTGTAAAGGTCTTCATTATTCTGATGCGCTGCGTTATGATTTGCATGAGCTGCATGTATTACGTGAACAATAAGTATGCGACAAACACCTATATGATAAAGTCTATTGCTGTTTCTTGGAGGGTTTGCAGGAATGAACAGGCCggatattgtaataatatactGAATGAACAGACCGTGTTTAAGGTGCCACCTCTTGTTAAATGGCATCTTCTACAATTTTGATTGCTAAGAT containing:
- the LOC109000742 gene encoding glucose-1-phosphate adenylyltransferase small subunit, chloroplastic/amyloplastic, whose amino-acid sequence is MASMAATVALTLPCSNRSKPSLSSSASSSHEGRMSKAATLSFSSSQLCSGDIKTAAFGVLRRHTTNHPNPTPHVVSPKAVSDSKNSQTCLDPDASRSVLGIILGGGAGTRLYPLTKKRAKPAVPLGANYRLIDIPVSNCLNSNISKIYVLTQFNSASLNRHLSRAYASNVMGGYKNEGFVEVLAAQQSPENPNWFQGTADAVRQYLWLFEEHNVLEFLILAGDHLYRMDYERFIQAHRETDADITVAALPMDEKRATAFGLMKIDEEGRIVEFAEKPKGDQLKAMRVDTTILGLDDERAKEMPYIASMGIYVVSKNVMLDLLRDKFPGANDFGSEVIPGATSIGMRVQAYLYDGYWEDIGTIEAFYNANLGITKKPVPDFSFYDRSSPIYTQPRYLPPSKMLDADVTDSVIGEGCVIKNCKIHHSVVGLRSCISEGAVIEDALLMGADYYETDADRRFLAAKGSVPIGIGKNSHIKRAIIDKNARIGDNVKIINGDNVQEAARETDGYFIKSGIVTVIKDALIPSGTVI